GGCGCGTGGCCAGCATCCCGGCCGGGCAACGCACCGCCGGCATCGCCATCTCGCGCGACGGCAGCCGCGTCTACGCCTCCAACGGCGGCGCCGGCACGGTCAGCGTGATCGATCCGGCGGCGCGCAGCTCCCTGGCCGAGATCCCGGTCGGGCAGCGTCCGTGGAATCCGGCGCTCAGCGCCGACGGCAAGAAGCTGTACGTGGCCAATGGCCGCTCCAACAGCGTGAGCGTCATCGATACGGCGACGATGAAGGAGATCAAGCAGATTGCGGTGGGCGAGATGCCCTGGGGCGTGGTCATCGCGCGCTGAGGCGAGGGGCGCATGCGGCGCGGCAGCAGGATGTGGGGAGAGGTGAATGAAGACGCGAGCCGCGGTCGCCTGGGCGGCGAACCAGCCGCTGGCCATCGAGGAAGTGGATCTGCAGCCGCCCAAGGCCGGCGAAGTGCTGGTGCGCATGGTCGCCAGCGGCGTCTGCCAGAGCGACGCCAGCACCCTGTCCGGCGCCGATCCCGATGCCGCGTTCCCGGTGATCCTGGGCCAGGAAGGCGCCGGCGTGGTCGAGGAGGTCGGCATCGGCGTGGGCAGCGTGCGCCCCGGCGACCACGTGATCCCGCTGTACATGCCCGAATGCGGCGTGTGCAAGTTCTGCCGTTCCGGGCGCACCAACCTGTGCCAGGCGATCCGCGCCAGCCAGGACCGCGGGCTGATGCCCGACGGCAGCAGCCGCTTCTCGCACCGCGGGCGGCCGATCCTGCACTACATGGGCACCAGCACCTTCGCCGAGTACACCGTGCTGCCGGAGATCGCGGTGGCCAAGATCCATCCGTCGGCGCCGCTGGACAAGGTGTGCCTGCTCGGCTGCACGGTCACCACCGGCATCGGCGCGGTGCTCAACACCGCGCGGGTGCGGCCCGGCGACAGCGTGGCGGTGTTCGGGCTGGGCGGCATCGGCCTGTCGGTGGTGCAGGGCGCGGTGATGGCGCGCGCCGGGCGCATCATCGTGGTCGACATCAACCGCGACAAGTTCGAACTGGCGCGCGCGCTGGGCGCCACCGATTGCCTGGACCCGAAGGATTTCGGCGCGCCGGTGCAGCAGGTGATCGTCGATCTCACCGACGGCGGCGCCGACCACAGCTTCGAATGCGTCGGCGACGTGCGCGCGATGCGCGCGGCGCTGGAGTGCTGCCACAAGGGCTGGGGCGAGAGCATCATCCTGGGCGTGGCGCCGAGCGCGCAGGAGATCAGCACGCGGCCGCTGCAGCTGGTCACCGGCCGCGCCTGGCGCGGCAGTGCGTTCGGCGGGGTCAAGGGCCGCAGCGAACTGCCGGCCTACGCCGAGCGCTACCTGGCCGGCGAGATCCGCATCGACGAACTGATCAGCGAGACGCTGCCGCTGCAGGACATCAACCGCGCCTTCGATGCGATCCGCGAGGGCCGCGGCATCAAGTCGGTTGTACTCTACTGAAACCAAGGAGCAGGCATGCGCAGACGAAATGGAC
The Xanthomonas sp. AM6 DNA segment above includes these coding regions:
- a CDS encoding S-(hydroxymethyl)glutathione dehydrogenase/class III alcohol dehydrogenase, yielding MKTRAAVAWAANQPLAIEEVDLQPPKAGEVLVRMVASGVCQSDASTLSGADPDAAFPVILGQEGAGVVEEVGIGVGSVRPGDHVIPLYMPECGVCKFCRSGRTNLCQAIRASQDRGLMPDGSSRFSHRGRPILHYMGTSTFAEYTVLPEIAVAKIHPSAPLDKVCLLGCTVTTGIGAVLNTARVRPGDSVAVFGLGGIGLSVVQGAVMARAGRIIVVDINRDKFELARALGATDCLDPKDFGAPVQQVIVDLTDGGADHSFECVGDVRAMRAALECCHKGWGESIILGVAPSAQEISTRPLQLVTGRAWRGSAFGGVKGRSELPAYAERYLAGEIRIDELISETLPLQDINRAFDAIREGRGIKSVVLY